The Sulfurospirillum halorespirans DSM 13726 genome has a window encoding:
- a CDS encoding HP0268 family nuclease has translation MEIKLARNEINGKPKTITLDKVTEIIEKEGQKIFYFDKENSHKDLVALVEHFEAQGFSVYLRDIRYGLGESDYMYEVHIL, from the coding sequence ATGGAAATCAAATTAGCACGAAATGAAATTAATGGAAAACCAAAGACAATTACATTGGACAAAGTGACGGAGATTATTGAGAAAGAGGGACAAAAGATTTTTTATTTTGACAAAGAAAATTCTCATAAAGACCTCGTAGCTCTGGTTGAGCACTTTGAAGCACAAGGCTTTAGTGTCTATTTAAGAGACATTCGTTATGGCTTGGGCGAGAGCGATTACATGTACGAAGTACATATTCTCTAA
- the nusA gene encoding transcription termination factor NusA: MEKIVDIIESIAHEKGLDIKEVKNTVTLALIKTAKRIYGAEYEYGAEIDPATKTLKLYQKVIVVEPDDARLLEGNENFIAIKEAKEVDPDIEIGDELTYELPLDNLGRTAAATLQKELEYHIQRLLENNIFEKYQKLVGKTVFGTVVRVDNDENTYIEIEEIRAVLPRKNRIKGEKFKVGNVVKSVIRKVLIDKSQGMYVELSRTSPKFLESLLELEVPEIKDEFIKIIGSARIPGERAKVALTSLHPNIDAVGATVGTKGVRINAVSRELHNENIDCIEFSNVPEIFIARALSPAIISNVKIQNGKAIVTLPSDQKSKAIGKNGINIRLTSMLTGFEIELVESGGASANANPNSDETAEQRDPNALKNLFGGL; this comes from the coding sequence ATGGAAAAAATTGTAGACATTATAGAATCTATTGCCCATGAAAAAGGGCTCGACATTAAAGAAGTTAAGAACACCGTAACCTTGGCACTCATCAAGACTGCAAAACGTATTTACGGCGCAGAATACGAATACGGCGCAGAGATTGACCCTGCGACAAAAACACTTAAACTGTATCAAAAAGTCATCGTAGTCGAACCTGATGATGCAAGACTTTTAGAAGGAAATGAAAATTTTATCGCCATTAAAGAGGCGAAAGAGGTTGATCCTGATATTGAAATTGGCGATGAACTGACCTATGAATTGCCACTCGATAACCTAGGAAGAACGGCTGCGGCAACCCTTCAAAAAGAGCTAGAGTATCACATTCAACGCCTTTTAGAAAATAATATTTTTGAAAAATACCAAAAACTTGTGGGCAAAACCGTTTTTGGAACCGTGGTACGCGTGGATAATGATGAAAATACCTACATTGAAATTGAAGAAATTAGAGCGGTGCTGCCGCGTAAAAACCGTATTAAAGGTGAAAAATTTAAAGTCGGAAACGTCGTTAAGAGCGTGATCCGTAAAGTGTTAATCGATAAATCACAAGGCATGTATGTTGAACTTTCACGTACCAGCCCGAAATTTTTAGAGTCACTTTTAGAACTTGAAGTGCCTGAAATCAAAGATGAGTTTATTAAAATCATCGGCAGTGCCAGAATCCCAGGGGAGCGAGCGAAGGTTGCATTAACCTCACTTCACCCCAATATTGACGCCGTGGGTGCAACCGTTGGAACCAAAGGTGTGAGAATTAATGCGGTCAGTAGAGAGCTTCACAATGAAAATATCGACTGTATTGAGTTCTCAAACGTTCCTGAAATTTTCATCGCGCGCGCTCTTAGTCCTGCCATTATCTCCAATGTCAAAATCCAAAATGGCAAAGCCATCGTCACGCTTCCAAGTGATCAAAAATCAAAAGCGATTGGCAAAAACGGCATCAACATTCGCCTTACATCCATGCTGACAGGGTTTGAAATCGAACTGGTCGAATCAGGTGGTGCAAGCGCAAATGCGAATCCAAACAGCGATGAGACAGCCGAACAGCGCGATCCAAACGCCCTTAAAAACCTTTTTGGCGGACTTTAA
- the miaB gene encoding tRNA (N6-isopentenyl adenosine(37)-C2)-methylthiotransferase MiaB — protein sequence MNVRDSEHIIAELGDKENYVLTNNLQEADLILVNTCSVREKPVSKLFSEIGKYNLQKKEGAKIGVCGCTASHLGKEIFRRAPYVSFVIGARNVSKISTAVNTEKFLSVDTDYDESTYAFGEYRNSLYKAYVNISIGCDKKCTYCIVPQTRGDEISIPADLIVNEARKAAQNGAKEIFLLGQNVNNYGRRFSGNVERSMDFSDLLNLISEIPEVERIRFTSPHPLHMDDKFLETFANNPKVCKSMHMPLQSGSTHILEQMKRGYSKEWFLNRALKLREMIPDVSISTDIIVAFPGESEADFDDTLDVIRQVKFEQIFAFKYSPRPLTKAAEFTNQIDAEIGSARLERLQLLQDEILDEIAAKHLNKTYPVYIDELRNSGFLAGRSDNNALVQIKGDESLLGQTVNIKVTNPKRLSLYGEIVL from the coding sequence ATGAATGTGCGGGACTCTGAGCACATTATCGCCGAGCTTGGGGATAAAGAAAATTATGTTTTAACGAACAATCTACAAGAAGCAGACCTGATCTTGGTCAACACCTGTAGTGTACGTGAAAAACCGGTCAGTAAACTTTTTTCAGAGATCGGTAAATACAACCTTCAAAAAAAAGAGGGCGCGAAGATCGGCGTGTGCGGATGTACGGCAAGTCATTTGGGTAAAGAGATCTTTAGACGTGCTCCTTACGTGAGTTTTGTCATTGGCGCACGCAATGTCTCCAAAATCTCCACAGCGGTTAATACCGAAAAATTCTTAAGTGTTGACACCGACTACGATGAGAGTACCTACGCCTTTGGTGAATACCGCAACAGTCTGTATAAAGCCTACGTCAACATCTCCATCGGGTGCGATAAAAAATGTACCTACTGCATCGTGCCCCAAACCAGAGGCGATGAGATTTCTATTCCTGCGGATTTGATTGTCAATGAAGCACGAAAAGCAGCCCAAAATGGGGCTAAAGAGATCTTTTTACTCGGGCAAAATGTTAACAATTATGGCAGACGTTTTAGTGGTAATGTCGAGCGCTCTATGGATTTTTCAGACCTGCTTAACCTTATCAGTGAAATCCCCGAAGTCGAGCGCATTCGTTTTACCTCTCCTCATCCCCTTCACATGGACGATAAATTTTTAGAAACCTTTGCTAACAATCCAAAAGTCTGCAAATCAATGCACATGCCATTGCAAAGCGGTTCAACGCATATTTTAGAACAGATGAAGCGCGGCTACAGCAAAGAGTGGTTTTTAAATCGCGCGTTAAAGCTTCGCGAGATGATCCCCGATGTTTCGATCAGCACTGACATTATCGTCGCTTTCCCAGGCGAGAGTGAAGCTGATTTTGACGATACACTTGATGTCATAAGACAGGTCAAATTTGAGCAGATTTTTGCGTTTAAATACTCTCCACGACCTCTTACCAAAGCGGCTGAGTTTACGAACCAAATTGATGCTGAAATAGGCTCAGCTAGATTGGAGCGCTTGCAGCTTTTACAAGATGAAATTTTAGATGAGATTGCTGCAAAACACCTGAATAAAACCTACCCAGTTTATATTGACGAACTTCGTAACAGTGGCTTTTTAGCCGGTCGAAGTGATAACAATGCCCTTGTGCAAATTAAAGGTGATGAGAGCTTGCTCGGGCAAACGGTCAACATCAAAGTCACCAATCCAAAACGTCTTTCATTGTATGGCGAAATTGTTCTCTAA
- a CDS encoding lysophospholipid acyltransferase family protein, with translation MAKLFSKETKRKLLVWILPRLAYALMNLLFFTCKKKFHHQQHLFGTPTLYAMWHGELLMAALAYQHYSQRIHINTVDTIISNHFDGEMIAKLMDLHGAKTIRGSSSKGGVSVLRHALKSLQNGRDIGITPDGPRGPRHSVADGVVALARMKKVPIIAMNCRPTSYWKMKSWDQFCIPKPFCTLEFYYSDPFYVHELSLEEAKTLIQKRLLEHAV, from the coding sequence ATGGCGAAATTGTTCTCTAAAGAGACCAAACGCAAACTCTTGGTGTGGATTCTTCCACGCCTTGCTTACGCGCTCATGAACCTTCTTTTCTTTACATGTAAAAAGAAATTCCACCATCAGCAACATCTTTTTGGCACCCCCACGCTGTATGCTATGTGGCATGGTGAGTTACTGATGGCAGCGTTAGCCTACCAACATTATTCGCAACGCATCCACATTAATACCGTTGATACGATCATCAGCAACCATTTTGATGGGGAGATGATCGCAAAATTGATGGATTTGCATGGCGCAAAAACGATTCGTGGAAGTTCTTCAAAAGGAGGTGTGTCTGTTTTGAGACATGCGTTAAAATCGCTTCAAAATGGACGCGATATTGGCATCACCCCTGATGGACCCAGAGGGCCAAGGCACAGTGTCGCCGATGGCGTTGTAGCGCTTGCACGGATGAAAAAAGTGCCTATTATTGCTATGAATTGCAGACCAACGTCGTATTGGAAAATGAAAAGTTGGGATCAGTTTTGCATTCCAAAACCCTTTTGCACGTTAGAGTTCTACTACAGTGATCCTTTCTATGTGCATGAGCTTTCACTCGAAGAGGCAAAGACGTTGATTCAAAAACGTCTTTTAGAACACGCTGTTTGA